The proteins below are encoded in one region of Sedimentibacter sp. zth1:
- a CDS encoding 5-oxoproline transporter, DUF969 family subunit, translating to MNYLVLLGVLIVVVGFALKLDSILIIMAAAIVTAITGHMGFTGLLETFGATFVGSRYMNTFLIVLVLTGTLERNGLRHAAADLIGKVKGATPAHVIGAYSVIRGILGAFNVGLGGVAGFTRPVLMPMCEGSVESKGIKPNEEHMEHVKGMAAGVENIVWFFTQVLFIGGSGALLVKGAMEGIGYVVELPKLAAVEIPVAIFAVVFIIVYYNILDKGYMKKYYGNKSKSKADK from the coding sequence ATGAACTATTTAGTATTATTAGGTGTATTGATTGTAGTTGTTGGTTTTGCATTAAAATTAGATTCAATACTTATTATTATGGCAGCAGCTATTGTAACTGCAATAACAGGCCATATGGGATTTACAGGATTATTAGAGACCTTTGGGGCAACATTTGTTGGATCGAGATATATGAATACATTCTTGATTGTATTGGTGCTTACAGGAACATTGGAAAGAAATGGTTTAAGACATGCCGCTGCTGATTTGATAGGTAAAGTTAAGGGTGCTACACCAGCTCATGTTATAGGTGCATATAGTGTTATTAGAGGAATATTAGGTGCATTCAATGTTGGTTTAGGTGGAGTTGCTGGATTTACAAGACCAGTTCTTATGCCAATGTGTGAAGGTTCTGTAGAATCAAAAGGAATCAAGCCAAATGAAGAGCATATGGAGCATGTAAAAGGAATGGCAGCTGGTGTTGAAAACATAGTTTGGTTCTTTACACAAGTGTTATTTATAGGTGGTTCAGGAGCTTTACTTGTAAAGGGAGCTATGGAAGGTATTGGATATGTTGTAGAGCTTCCAAAACTTGCAGCAGTTGAAATACCAGTAGCAATTTTCGCAGTAGTTTTCATAATAGTATATTATAATATTCTTGATAAAGGTTATATGAAAAAATACTATGGAAATAAATCTAAATCTAAAGCAGATAAATAG
- a CDS encoding DUF979 domain-containing protein: MFFMNGDVSLGSKLLEILYMLCGIVCIYAGVKNAKDKENPSRLGTAIFWIVLGVVMTFGRYIPDLVNGILVFIMVIPAVIGKVKPGKSDAATPEKQTADYKKIGMKIFIPALLIGIFALIFAFIEGISSLVGMGVGVIVGAIILKIYNPENKVKTFMDDSERFLSIIGPVCLLPCLLGVLGKIFTVAGVGDVISTLVGNIIPEGNLAVGIIVYAIGMMLFTMIMGNAFAAITVMTVGIGAPFVFALGADPVICGMLALTCGYCGTLLTPMAANFNIVPVAILEMNDKWGVIKKQVVPALCLIAFQIAYMLLFGM; encoded by the coding sequence ATGTTTTTTATGAATGGAGACGTGAGCTTAGGCTCTAAATTATTAGAAATATTATACATGCTTTGTGGAATTGTATGTATATATGCAGGTGTTAAGAATGCCAAGGATAAAGAAAATCCTTCTAGATTGGGAACAGCAATATTTTGGATTGTATTAGGTGTAGTAATGACATTTGGAAGATATATTCCAGATTTAGTAAACGGAATATTGGTTTTCATAATGGTAATTCCAGCAGTTATTGGAAAGGTTAAACCAGGAAAATCTGATGCTGCAACACCAGAAAAGCAAACTGCAGATTATAAAAAAATTGGTATGAAAATTTTCATTCCAGCCTTATTGATAGGTATATTTGCTTTAATCTTTGCATTTATTGAAGGAATAAGTTCTCTAGTAGGTATGGGAGTTGGAGTTATAGTAGGTGCGATTATTCTTAAAATTTATAACCCTGAGAACAAAGTTAAGACATTCATGGATGATTCTGAGAGATTTTTATCAATCATAGGACCTGTATGTTTGTTACCTTGCTTATTAGGAGTTCTTGGTAAAATATTTACAGTTGCTGGTGTAGGTGATGTAATATCTACATTAGTAGGTAATATTATTCCAGAAGGAAATTTAGCAGTAGGAATAATTGTTTATGCTATAGGTATGATGTTATTTACAATGATTATGGGAAATGCATTTGCTGCAATCACTGTAATGACAGTAGGAATTGGTGCACCATTTGTATTTGCATTAGGAGCTGACCCAGTAATTTGTGGTATGTTAGCATTAACTTGTGGATATTGTGGTACTTTATTAACACCAATGGCTGCAAACTTCAATATTGTTCCAGTAGCAATTCTTGAGATGAATGATAAATGGGGAGTAATCAAGAAGCAGGTAGTTCCAGCTTTATGTTTAATTGCTTTCCAAATTGCATATATGTTGTTATTTGGAATGTAA